A window of the Oncorhynchus mykiss isolate Arlee chromosome 15, USDA_OmykA_1.1, whole genome shotgun sequence genome harbors these coding sequences:
- the LOC100135941 gene encoding corticotropin releasing factor precursor yields the protein MKLNFLVTTVVLLIAFLPRYECRAIESPGAVQRATAPHHDAQQQSLPLLTRHGEEYYIRLGNGNRNSVASAPEGMYPEGSPAVYNRALQLQLTQRLLQGKVGNISRFVSGFANQLDDSIERGRRSDDPPISLDLTFHMLRQMMEMSRAEQLQQQAHSNRKMMEIFGK from the coding sequence ATGAAGCTCAATTTCCTCGTCACCACCGTGGTTCTGCTCATTGCTTTCTTACCGCGCTATGAGTGTAGGGCTATCGAGAGCCCTGGCGCTGTCCAGCGCGCCACCGCTCCACATCACGACGCGCAGCAACAGTCTCTTCCCCTCCTGACGCGACATGGAGAGGAATACTACATCCGACTGGGAAACGGGAACCGCAACTCTGTTGCGTCCGCACCTGAAGGCATGTACCCAGAGGGCTCCCCAGCGGTCTACAACAGAGCCTTGCAGCTCCAACTGACGCAGCGTCTTCTACAAGGCAAAGTTGGGAACATCAGCCGGTTCGTCAGCGGCTTCGCGAACCAGCTCGACGACTCGattgagagggggaggaggtccgATGATCCGCCGATATCTCTAGATCTTACGTTCCACATGCTCCGACAGATGATGGAGATGTCCAGAGCTGAACAGTTACAGCAACAAGCCCATAGCAACAGAAAAATGATGGAGATCTTCGGGAAATGA